The Collimonas fungivorans Ter331 genome has a segment encoding these proteins:
- the tldD gene encoding metalloprotease TldD — protein sequence MKPFEPNLGTLAIARDILLTPFGLDESSLLKALGTMFTHKVDYADLYFQFTKSEGWSLEEGIVKTGSFSIDQGVGVRAISGDKTAFSYSDEISERALHDAAVATRTIARQGAGKIKIAAGMQQSGGRSLYLPNDPLVSLDATEKVKLLERVERLARAKDPRVVQVMAGLAAEYDVVLVARSDGVIAADIRPLVRLSVTVIVEQNGRRETGSSGGGGRYSYSYFSDALLEQYAADAVASALVNLDARPAPAGPMTVVLGPGWPGILLHEAIGHGLEGDFNRKGSSTFSGRIGERVAAKGVTVVDDGTIADRRGSLNIDDEGNPSQCTTLIEDGILKGYIQDTMNARLMKMPVTGNARRESFAHLPMPRMTNTYMLAGDKDPAEILASVKNGLYAVNFGGGQVDITNGKFVFSASEAYMIENGKVTYPVKGATLIGNGPDVLNRVSMIGNDMKLDPGVGVCGKEGQSVPVGVGQPTLRIDGVTVGGTA from the coding sequence ATGAAACCATTTGAACCAAACCTGGGCACTTTAGCCATCGCGCGCGATATCCTGCTGACGCCTTTCGGCCTGGACGAATCGAGCTTGCTGAAAGCGCTGGGGACCATGTTCACGCACAAGGTCGACTACGCTGATCTCTACTTCCAGTTCACCAAGAGCGAAGGCTGGAGCCTGGAAGAAGGCATCGTCAAGACCGGCAGTTTCTCCATCGACCAGGGAGTCGGCGTGCGCGCCATTTCCGGCGACAAGACCGCGTTTTCGTATTCCGATGAAATTTCCGAGCGCGCCCTGCACGATGCTGCGGTAGCTACCCGCACCATCGCCCGCCAGGGCGCCGGCAAGATCAAGATCGCCGCCGGCATGCAGCAAAGCGGCGGCCGCTCGCTCTATCTGCCAAACGACCCGCTGGTGTCGCTGGACGCCACCGAAAAGGTCAAGCTGCTGGAACGGGTAGAGCGCTTGGCGCGCGCCAAGGATCCGCGCGTGGTGCAAGTGATGGCCGGCCTGGCCGCAGAATACGATGTGGTGCTGGTGGCGCGCAGCGACGGTGTGATCGCCGCCGATATCCGGCCGCTGGTGCGCCTGTCGGTGACAGTTATCGTCGAACAGAACGGCCGCCGTGAAACCGGCAGCAGCGGCGGCGGCGGACGCTACAGCTACAGTTATTTCAGCGACGCCCTGCTGGAGCAGTACGCGGCCGATGCAGTCGCTTCGGCGCTGGTCAACCTGGACGCGCGGCCGGCTCCGGCCGGTCCGATGACCGTGGTGCTCGGACCTGGCTGGCCTGGCATCCTGCTGCACGAAGCGATCGGCCACGGCCTGGAAGGCGATTTCAACCGCAAGGGTTCCAGCACGTTCTCCGGCCGCATCGGCGAACGGGTGGCGGCCAAGGGCGTCACCGTGGTGGATGACGGCACCATCGCCGACCGCCGCGGTTCTCTGAACATCGACGACGAAGGCAATCCTAGCCAGTGCACCACCCTGATTGAAGACGGCATCCTGAAAGGCTACATCCAGGACACCATGAACGCGCGCCTGATGAAGATGCCGGTGACCGGCAATGCCCGCCGCGAATCGTTCGCCCACCTGCCGATGCCGCGCATGACCAACACCTACATGCTGGCCGGCGACAAGGATCCGGCGGAAATCCTGGCGTCGGTGAAGAATGGTTTGTACGCAGTCAATTTCGGCGGCGGCCAGGTCGATATCACCAACGGCAAGTTCGTGTTTTCGGCGAGCGAAGCCTACATGATCGAAAACGGCAAGGTCACCTATCCGGTCAAGGGCGCAACCCTGATCGGCAACGGTCCGGACGTGCTGAACCGGGTTTCCATGATCGGCAACGACATGAAGCTCGATCCCGGCGTCGGCGTCTGCGGCAAGGAAGGCCAGAGCGTGCCGGTCGGCGTCGGCCAGCCTACCTTGCGCATCGACGGCGTGACTGTCGGCGGCACCGCTTAA